A region from the Arthrobacter roseus genome encodes:
- a CDS encoding IS3 family transposase produces MRAVDDLKAHYPLPLLLQLADLPRSTFYDHRRRLSRGDTRTAANSAYGHRRILAVLLRQGWQVSKKTVLKLMRELGLQCPVRRRKRYNSFRGEVGEAAENVLNRQFATESRHTKWVTDVTEFNIGASKVYLSPVLDLHDNRVISATAGPSPSVKMVTDGLRMAIDTLHPDEKPLVHSDQGFQYRHTLWRDTLRDAGLTQSMSRKGTCLDNAVMEGFFSHLKEEWFRIQKPETLAEFHAGLTDYLGWWNTTRIQGRLGYLSPDEYRAQTTAIA; encoded by the coding sequence GTGCGAGCTGTCGACGACCTCAAGGCGCACTACCCGCTTCCCCTGTTGCTGCAACTCGCGGATCTTCCACGGTCCACGTTCTACGACCACCGGCGCCGGCTCAGTCGTGGGGACACCCGAACGGCGGCGAACAGCGCATACGGGCACCGGCGCATCCTCGCCGTCCTGCTCCGACAGGGATGGCAGGTGTCGAAGAAGACTGTGCTCAAACTGATGCGCGAGCTCGGCCTGCAGTGCCCGGTGCGGCGCCGCAAACGGTACAACTCCTTCCGTGGTGAGGTCGGGGAGGCGGCCGAGAACGTGTTGAACCGCCAGTTCGCGACGGAGTCTCGGCACACGAAGTGGGTCACGGACGTGACCGAGTTCAACATCGGTGCCTCCAAGGTCTACCTGTCGCCTGTTCTCGATCTCCACGACAACCGGGTCATCTCTGCCACGGCCGGGCCTTCTCCGAGCGTCAAAATGGTCACCGACGGCCTCCGCATGGCAATCGACACTCTCCACCCTGACGAGAAACCTCTCGTCCACTCCGACCAGGGATTTCAGTACCGCCACACCCTCTGGCGGGATACGTTGCGCGACGCGGGGCTCACTCAGTCGATGTCTCGCAAGGGCACGTGTCTTGACAACGCCGTCATGGAAGGGTTCTTCAGCCACCTCAAGGAGGAATGGTTCCGCATCCAGAAACCCGAAACTCTCGCCGAGTTCCACGCGGGGCTCACTGACTACCTCGGATGGTGGAACACCACCCGAATTCAAGGACGACTTGGCTACCTCAGCCCGGACGAGTACCGCGCCCAAACAACCGCCATCGCCTAG
- the putP gene encoding sodium/proline symporter PutP produces MNDQTFKILAMVVYMIVMLGIGWYAYKRTSDLDDYMLAGRTLRPGVAALSAGASDMSGWLLLALPGAIYLSGLTAAWIAIGLTVGAWLNWKFVAPRLRSYTEVSNNSITIPSFFENRLKDNSRALRIISGVIILAFFTFYVSSGMVAGGTFFESSFDSNYYLGIIVVAGVTVLYTLFGGFMGATFTDVVQGILMLVALLVVPIIGLTQVGGFSGMAESVRQVDASMLNIVAGAGTLTGFLAIVSAAAWGLGYFGQPHILVRFMALRSPRDAKAGRRIGIGWMVISVIGAILMALVGVAYFQQNPQLTLSDPEAVFLALSQAFFHPLIAGIVLAAVLAAIMSTISSQLVVSSSALVEDLYNMIAKKSLTPKRGVILGRIGVLVVSIMAFVLAADRNESILALVAFAWAGFGASFGPTVLLSLYWRKLTMPGALSGMVAGAVVVFTWGNSELSGLLYEIVPGFILNMIVAVVVSKFTYKRSAVVQAEFDEAVRRVEAPKPPKDTEEAVVR; encoded by the coding sequence ATGAACGATCAGACGTTTAAGATCTTGGCCATGGTTGTCTATATGATCGTCATGCTGGGGATCGGCTGGTATGCCTATAAACGGACCAGCGACCTCGACGACTACATGCTTGCAGGGCGCACACTCCGGCCGGGTGTTGCCGCGCTCAGCGCCGGTGCCTCGGATATGTCCGGTTGGTTGTTGCTGGCCCTGCCCGGAGCAATCTACCTTTCCGGCCTCACCGCGGCGTGGATTGCCATTGGTTTGACCGTCGGTGCGTGGCTGAACTGGAAGTTCGTGGCACCACGCCTTCGTAGCTACACAGAGGTATCCAATAACTCCATCACCATCCCGAGCTTCTTTGAAAACCGACTCAAAGACAATTCCCGTGCGCTGCGGATCATTTCTGGAGTCATTATCCTTGCCTTCTTTACCTTCTACGTCTCCTCCGGGATGGTAGCCGGCGGAACTTTCTTCGAGAGCTCCTTTGATTCCAACTACTACTTGGGCATCATCGTGGTCGCCGGTGTGACGGTCCTCTACACCCTCTTCGGCGGATTCATGGGCGCCACGTTCACCGACGTCGTCCAAGGCATTTTGATGCTGGTCGCGCTGCTCGTGGTTCCGATCATCGGATTGACTCAAGTCGGTGGTTTCAGCGGCATGGCAGAGTCTGTCCGACAGGTTGATGCCTCGATGCTCAATATTGTTGCAGGGGCGGGAACATTAACCGGCTTCCTCGCGATTGTTTCGGCAGCTGCCTGGGGACTGGGCTACTTTGGACAACCCCATATCCTCGTCCGGTTCATGGCGCTCCGCTCTCCCCGTGATGCCAAGGCTGGCCGCCGTATTGGTATTGGTTGGATGGTCATCTCCGTCATCGGTGCGATCCTCATGGCCCTGGTCGGTGTGGCTTATTTCCAGCAGAACCCGCAGCTGACATTGTCGGACCCGGAAGCGGTCTTCCTGGCGCTCTCACAAGCATTTTTCCACCCGCTGATTGCGGGCATCGTTTTGGCGGCTGTTCTCGCTGCGATTATGAGCACCATCTCCTCTCAGCTTGTAGTTAGTTCCTCCGCTTTGGTGGAGGACCTTTACAACATGATTGCCAAGAAGTCACTCACACCGAAGCGGGGAGTCATCCTTGGCCGCATCGGTGTGCTCGTCGTATCGATCATGGCATTTGTGTTGGCGGCAGATCGCAACGAGTCGATTCTCGCGCTCGTGGCATTCGCCTGGGCTGGTTTCGGCGCCTCCTTCGGACCGACAGTGCTGCTGTCGCTGTACTGGAGGAAGCTCACCATGCCTGGGGCATTGTCCGGTATGGTCGCCGGCGCCGTCGTCGTCTTCACCTGGGGCAATTCCGAATTGTCCGGCTTGCTATATGAGATCGTTCCCGGGTTCATCCTTAACATGATCGTCGCGGTTGTCGTGAGCAAGTTTACGTACAAGCGCAGCGCTGTGGTTCAAGCCGAGTTCGACGAAGCGGTCCGCCGTGTCGAGGCTCCTAAACCTCCGAAGGACACCGAGGAGGCCGTCGTCCGGTAA
- a CDS encoding DNA-binding protein, whose amino-acid sequence MAQSVKDRVYAAAEQISVERRPTVSTVRSAAGVSNADATRYLKEWAEEKAAVGGQVAATPPALLEQATRLAGACWAEASTLAGERHAAVEAVWVQERKDKDTEISELVADLDKTTAEEDTVAAKAAVRITDLEQQLANLGAELQDARTAEQAAVGQVQAAATQLAAAEARNTTLSQAHEALLERITPPAQPAHDE is encoded by the coding sequence GTGGCTCAGAGTGTCAAAGACCGTGTGTATGCCGCTGCCGAGCAGATCAGCGTCGAGCGCCGCCCCACGGTGTCCACGGTGCGTTCCGCGGCCGGGGTGTCCAACGCGGATGCCACCCGGTACTTGAAGGAATGGGCGGAGGAGAAAGCCGCTGTCGGTGGTCAGGTCGCCGCGACGCCGCCGGCCCTGTTGGAGCAGGCCACCCGGTTGGCTGGTGCCTGTTGGGCTGAAGCGTCCACCCTGGCGGGGGAGCGGCACGCCGCCGTGGAGGCCGTGTGGGTGCAGGAACGTAAAGACAAGGACACTGAAATCTCGGAACTCGTCGCCGATCTGGACAAAACCACCGCAGAAGAAGACACGGTAGCAGCGAAGGCTGCTGTGAGGATCACCGACCTGGAACAACAGCTCGCGAATCTTGGCGCCGAACTGCAGGATGCCCGCACGGCTGAACAAGCCGCCGTCGGGCAAGTACAGGCGGCAGCAACCCAACTAGCTGCAGCGGAGGCCAGGAACACTACCCTGAGCCAGGCACACGAAGCACTCCTGGAACGCATCACCCCACCGGCACAACCAGCACATGATGAGTAG
- a CDS encoding GNAT family N-acetyltransferase, with translation MSRVQHNFAASRFDIYSDGIVAASVHYRMNGAEMSFIYTEINDSLQTPPLVQSLIRGCLDNAHRHRLAVLPFCPTMCAYIKHHTQYTALVPLAQRERFYLPTTPRPPRQAHLTVVRPQ, from the coding sequence ATGTCCAGAGTTCAGCATAATTTTGCCGCTTCACGATTCGATATTTACTCCGACGGGATCGTGGCCGCAAGTGTCCATTACCGGATGAACGGCGCCGAAATGTCCTTCATCTACACCGAAATCAACGACAGCCTCCAAACGCCTCCGCTGGTTCAGAGCCTGATCCGTGGCTGCCTGGATAATGCCCACCGCCACCGCCTGGCAGTGCTGCCGTTCTGCCCCACCATGTGCGCATACATCAAACACCACACCCAATACACGGCACTGGTCCCCTTGGCACAACGTGAACGGTTTTACCTTCCAACAACTCCGCGTCCACCACGCCAGGCACACCTGACCGTAGTGCGCCCGCAATAG
- a CDS encoding ParB family protein, translated as MSKRKPVSFTPYFTQGDADQVRAAFLAAGHAEGYRSVTDLIEAAVLREVKRLQRKHNQGRTWGPVQPGALRPGRRTLEEEKNRDR; from the coding sequence ATGAGTAAACGTAAACCGGTGTCCTTCACCCCCTACTTCACTCAGGGCGACGCCGATCAGGTGCGCGCCGCGTTCCTCGCCGCAGGGCACGCTGAGGGGTATCGGTCGGTAACGGACCTGATCGAAGCGGCCGTTCTGCGGGAAGTGAAACGATTACAGCGCAAACATAACCAGGGCAGGACGTGGGGCCCGGTACAACCCGGGGCACTGCGCCCAGGCCGACGGACCCTCGAAGAAGAGAAGAACCGGGACCGGTAG
- a CDS encoding IS30 family transposase — protein MRFDLLRGQKVTLRRCQALLRLTDQRCRSCERERLARLAKVRNAAAAAQHAAVMSSSRYADQVLASTISKAQQHRAERAAKYWQLMREGKSNAEACRLLGMHRRTGTLLRRANNYQIPSLQPPPVAAGRYLDVRERLRIADLLNLGHSMRRVARELGRQPSTIKRELDRHRDGEGRYLPRTADHDARRQRARPKAHKLAANPGLRGLVQRKLNRCWSPDEICGWMKRTYPDDPSLRLCPETIYRSLLLREGQGLHKRYATKLRTGRRIRKTRWRIRTGQGSRIRNMTMIDQRPAEVETRLEAGHWEGDLVVGVGSVSAMMTLRERKTQYGIIVNLPQDHTAASVNAAAISAFAKLPPSLKRSLTWDQGVEMASHEELTKASGVPVYFAERSSPWQRGANENFNGLVEWSPKVGLCN, from the coding sequence GTGCGCTTTGACCTGCTCCGCGGCCAGAAGGTCACCTTGAGGCGCTGCCAAGCACTGCTGCGTCTGACAGACCAGCGCTGCCGCAGTTGCGAACGCGAACGCCTTGCCCGGCTTGCCAAGGTACGCAACGCGGCAGCGGCAGCCCAGCACGCCGCCGTCATGTCATCGAGCCGCTACGCGGACCAGGTACTGGCCTCAACAATTTCTAAGGCGCAACAGCACCGCGCTGAACGGGCCGCGAAGTACTGGCAGCTGATGCGCGAGGGCAAAAGCAACGCCGAAGCATGCAGACTTCTCGGTATGCACAGACGAACCGGCACGCTGCTGCGGCGCGCCAATAACTACCAGATCCCTTCCCTCCAACCGCCGCCGGTAGCGGCTGGTCGCTACCTCGATGTCCGGGAACGGCTACGGATTGCGGACCTCTTGAACTTGGGACATTCCATGCGCCGGGTGGCCCGTGAACTGGGCCGTCAGCCCTCCACCATCAAACGAGAACTGGACCGCCACCGCGACGGCGAAGGGCGGTACCTGCCCCGCACGGCCGACCACGATGCCCGGCGGCAACGGGCCCGACCCAAAGCCCACAAACTCGCCGCCAACCCCGGGCTGCGCGGGCTCGTGCAACGCAAACTCAACCGCTGCTGGTCCCCGGATGAAATCTGCGGATGGATGAAGAGGACCTACCCCGATGACCCGTCATTGCGGCTCTGTCCCGAAACGATCTACCGGTCGCTGCTGCTGCGCGAGGGCCAAGGCCTGCACAAGCGCTACGCCACCAAGCTGCGCACCGGTCGACGAATCCGTAAGACCCGTTGGCGCATCCGCACGGGGCAAGGCTCACGGATCCGCAACATGACAATGATTGACCAGCGCCCGGCAGAGGTGGAAACACGGTTGGAAGCTGGCCATTGGGAAGGCGACCTCGTCGTGGGGGTCGGGTCCGTCTCGGCAATGATGACTCTGAGGGAACGGAAAACCCAGTATGGAATCATCGTCAACCTGCCCCAGGACCATACCGCGGCAAGCGTCAACGCCGCAGCCATCAGCGCGTTCGCCAAGCTGCCGCCATCCCTGAAACGCTCATTGACATGGGACCAAGGAGTGGAAATGGCCAGCCACGAGGAACTCACCAAAGCCAGCGGGGTTCCGGTGTATTTTGCCGAACGATCCAGCCCATGGCAACGCGGTGCAAACGAAAACTTCAACGGCCTAGTGGAGTGGTCCCCGAAAGTTGGACTCTGTAATTGA